From a single Streptomyces liliifuscus genomic region:
- a CDS encoding putative bifunctional diguanylate cyclase/phosphodiesterase, translated as MSSPAALLTRRPVPGGGVGVVPQLVLALVCAGYAVGSALGWGSPRLALIMGDFGLSAAAATAAVSCFLCARTRRSRFRPAWLLFALSSAMAAAGNLVWGWYEVVLEAPVPSPSYADLFFLCFAPPAIVGLLVLAKRPVSKAGWVCLGLDAWLIGGSLLTLSWSLALAQAAKAEGPSVPHTALSLAYPLLDIALVSMVLALHFRRSAVNRSAVNTAIGALALTVMCDALFTSPLMHNDYRSGQLLDAGWFAGSLLLAYAPWVGQRHGHTEEEGHTRVVYGYVPGPQQGQPAHVPLQEGGHSRYPASRPISSSLAALTPYLAAAVCTLGILYNVLNGRSVDRVVLVTGGTVVLALVVRQGIMLLDNITLTQELAQKENHFRSLVQGSSDVIMIAAPNGILRYVSPAAAGVYGRPAEELVGSELASLIHPEDLGCVVHEVRRFLAASPGEEPTTRIECRFKSGGGGGWLNVESTVNRHHGGLIFNSRDVTERVRLQAQLQHNAEHDPLTDLPNRALFTKRVGQALSGRRSSDRGTAVLFIDLDGFKAVNDTIGHQAGDELLVQAARRLQDAVRQSDTASRLGGDEFAALIVGDGGRDRTAREHQIFELADRLRVTLSQPYTIDGNDVRVAASIGVAFSEPGLGAGELLRNADLAMYRAKAAGKGRVELYAPQMQQDVVRKAQLATRLRAALHDGEFALLHQPVVSLDTGRITAVAAQARWRSAQGVLFTPAEFLRVAEDSDRTAELGRWMLEEAVEQAAERAATGLAVPVAVRMTARRLLDRSMPLGSVEALLTRHGLPSGGLVVELAETDPKISLDELERRLNALRRLGVRIALDGFGNGYATITALRRLPVDVLKLDRGLVEGVVESARLHKITSGLLRIANDLGLQTVAAGVDLPEQVIALRSMGCTHGQGNAFSGPLDEYRLRRALAAGAYPVPHGPVEPIFVGGGSSGVYAAGSTSAYVAGVSSAAYGTGTALRSHDETPVPPT; from the coding sequence GTGAGCTCCCCGGCGGCGCTGCTGACCCGTCGTCCGGTCCCCGGGGGCGGAGTGGGTGTCGTACCGCAACTCGTGCTGGCCCTGGTGTGCGCGGGATACGCCGTCGGTTCCGCGCTCGGCTGGGGCTCACCACGACTGGCCCTGATCATGGGCGACTTCGGGCTGAGTGCGGCGGCCGCCACCGCGGCCGTGTCCTGCTTCCTCTGCGCCCGCACCCGTCGCAGCCGCTTTCGACCCGCATGGCTGCTCTTCGCGCTCTCCTCCGCCATGGCGGCGGCGGGCAACCTCGTCTGGGGCTGGTACGAGGTCGTACTGGAAGCCCCGGTGCCCAGCCCGAGCTACGCCGACCTGTTCTTCCTGTGCTTCGCGCCACCGGCCATCGTGGGACTGCTCGTCCTCGCCAAACGGCCGGTGAGCAAGGCCGGCTGGGTCTGTCTGGGCCTGGACGCCTGGCTGATCGGCGGCTCGCTGCTCACGCTCTCCTGGAGCCTCGCGCTCGCCCAGGCGGCGAAGGCGGAGGGTCCGAGCGTCCCGCACACCGCGCTGTCGCTCGCGTATCCGCTGCTGGACATCGCCCTGGTGAGCATGGTGCTCGCACTGCACTTCAGGCGCTCGGCGGTGAACCGCTCGGCGGTGAACACCGCGATCGGCGCCCTGGCCCTGACGGTCATGTGCGACGCCCTGTTCACCTCGCCCCTGATGCACAACGACTACCGCTCCGGGCAACTGCTCGACGCGGGCTGGTTCGCCGGCTCACTACTGCTCGCGTACGCCCCCTGGGTGGGGCAACGACACGGACACACGGAAGAAGAGGGGCACACGCGCGTGGTGTACGGCTACGTGCCCGGGCCCCAACAGGGACAACCGGCACACGTGCCCCTCCAGGAAGGAGGTCACAGTCGGTATCCGGCCAGCCGGCCCATCAGCAGTTCACTGGCGGCACTCACTCCCTACCTGGCCGCCGCCGTCTGCACACTGGGCATCCTCTACAACGTGCTCAACGGCCGCAGCGTCGACCGCGTGGTGCTCGTCACCGGCGGCACGGTCGTCCTCGCCCTCGTCGTGCGCCAGGGCATCATGCTCCTCGACAACATCACCCTCACCCAGGAACTGGCCCAGAAGGAGAACCACTTCCGCTCCCTGGTGCAGGGTTCGAGCGACGTCATCATGATCGCCGCTCCGAACGGCATCCTCCGGTACGTCAGCCCGGCCGCGGCCGGGGTCTACGGCCGGCCCGCCGAGGAACTCGTCGGCTCCGAACTCGCCTCGCTGATCCATCCGGAGGACCTGGGCTGTGTGGTGCACGAGGTGCGCCGCTTCCTCGCCGCCAGCCCCGGCGAGGAACCCACCACCCGCATCGAGTGCCGCTTCAAGTCCGGCGGTGGGGGAGGCTGGCTCAACGTCGAGTCGACCGTCAACCGCCACCACGGCGGCCTCATCTTCAACAGCCGTGACGTGACCGAGCGGGTCCGCCTCCAGGCGCAGTTGCAGCACAACGCCGAGCACGACCCGCTCACCGACCTGCCCAACCGCGCCCTGTTCACCAAGCGCGTCGGACAGGCGCTTTCCGGCCGCCGGTCCTCCGACCGCGGCACCGCGGTCCTCTTCATCGACCTCGACGGCTTCAAGGCCGTCAACGACACCATCGGGCACCAGGCCGGCGACGAACTGCTCGTCCAGGCCGCCCGCAGACTGCAGGACGCCGTCCGGCAGAGCGACACCGCCTCCCGGCTCGGCGGTGACGAGTTCGCGGCCCTGATCGTCGGCGACGGCGGCCGCGACCGCACCGCGCGCGAGCACCAGATCTTCGAACTCGCGGACCGGCTGCGCGTGACCCTTTCGCAGCCGTACACCATCGACGGCAACGATGTCCGGGTCGCCGCCTCCATCGGTGTCGCCTTCTCCGAACCGGGTCTCGGCGCGGGCGAGCTGCTGCGCAACGCGGACCTCGCGATGTACCGCGCGAAGGCCGCGGGCAAGGGCCGCGTCGAGCTGTACGCGCCACAGATGCAGCAGGACGTCGTACGGAAGGCCCAGCTGGCCACCCGGCTGCGGGCCGCCCTGCACGACGGCGAGTTCGCCCTGCTGCACCAGCCGGTGGTGTCCCTCGACACCGGCCGGATCACGGCGGTCGCGGCCCAGGCGCGCTGGCGCTCGGCCCAGGGCGTGCTGTTCACCCCCGCCGAGTTCCTGCGCGTCGCCGAGGACAGCGACCGCACCGCCGAGCTGGGCCGCTGGATGCTGGAGGAGGCCGTCGAGCAGGCCGCCGAGCGTGCCGCCACGGGGCTCGCCGTGCCCGTCGCCGTCCGGATGACCGCCCGCCGGCTCCTCGACCGGTCCATGCCCCTCGGATCCGTCGAGGCCCTGCTGACCCGGCACGGCCTGCCGTCCGGTGGCCTCGTCGTCGAACTGGCCGAAACCGATCCCAAGATCTCCCTGGACGAGCTGGAGCGCCGTCTCAACGCACTCCGGCGGCTGGGCGTCCGGATCGCCCTGGACGGCTTCGGCAACGGCTACGCCACGATCACCGCACTGCGCCGCCTCCCCGTCGACGTACTGAAACTGGATCGCGGTCTGGTGGAGGGTGTCGTGGAGTCCGCCCGGCTCCACAAGATCACCAGTGGGCTGCTGCGTATCGCGAACGACCTGGGCCTGCAGACCGTGGCCGCCGGCGTGGACCTGCCCGAGCAGGTCATCGCCCTGCGCTCGATGGGCTGCACACATGGACAGGGCAACGCGTTCTCCGGACCGCTGGACGAGTACCGACTGCGCCGCGCCCTCGCGGCCGGCGCCTACCCCGTGCCCCACGGCCCCGTCGAACCGATCTTCGTGGGAGGCGGCAGCAGCGGTGTCTACGCAGCTGGGAGTACGAGTGCGTACGTGGCGGGAGTGTCGTCGGCCGCGTACGGAACCGGTACGGCCCTCCGCTCACATGATGAGACTCCCGTCCCACCCACTTGA